From one Formosa sediminum genomic stretch:
- a CDS encoding LacI family DNA-binding transcriptional regulator — MKTIKEIAQEANVSEGTVDRVLHNRGGVSKKTETKIKAIIKAHNFSVNPVASALALKNKFSIAALIPVHNTSDLFWKSPNIGITKAAEDIKTFGTQVLTLTYNQQKPESYINAFNELLKSNPSAFIIAPSFSEETKEIVAVLEAKNIPYIFLNIEIEGFNNLSFVGQDAFTAGYIAAKLMQSKTLESSSFLIIQSRKNITNNNAVFKRIEGFTKYFIEHNIPHKILTLEIENQESKSIRKTRINTYLKNHPDIKGVFVPSSRIHMIVDSMKDEYLNNIELIGFDNTPQNVECLMTDSVSYLISQKPFDQGYNAIKLMNDYLVKNTIPDRKIYLPIDILIKENVIYNENSY, encoded by the coding sequence ATGAAAACCATCAAAGAAATTGCTCAAGAAGCAAATGTATCTGAAGGAACCGTTGATCGTGTTTTACATAACCGTGGTGGCGTATCAAAAAAAACAGAGACCAAAATTAAAGCCATAATAAAAGCTCATAATTTTAGTGTTAATCCTGTAGCAAGTGCCCTAGCTTTAAAAAACAAATTCTCTATTGCAGCTTTAATTCCAGTACATAATACATCTGATTTGTTTTGGAAATCTCCGAACATAGGAATCACTAAAGCAGCCGAAGACATTAAAACTTTTGGCACACAAGTACTAACATTAACTTATAACCAGCAAAAACCAGAATCTTATATTAACGCCTTTAACGAGCTATTAAAATCTAATCCTTCTGCTTTTATTATTGCACCTAGTTTTTCTGAAGAAACAAAAGAAATTGTTGCTGTTTTAGAAGCAAAAAACATCCCTTACATATTTTTAAATATTGAAATTGAAGGCTTTAATAACCTATCTTTTGTGGGACAAGATGCTTTTACAGCAGGCTATATTGCTGCTAAGTTAATGCAATCTAAAACGCTTGAATCTTCTTCATTTTTAATCATTCAATCCAGAAAAAATATTACGAATAATAATGCTGTTTTTAAACGCATAGAAGGTTTTACTAAATATTTTATAGAACATAATATTCCACATAAAATTCTTACCCTTGAAATTGAAAATCAAGAGTCTAAATCAATACGTAAAACAAGAATTAATACGTATTTAAAAAATCATCCAGATATTAAAGGTGTGTTTGTGCCTTCTAGCCGAATACATATGATTGTTGATTCTATGAAAGATGAATATCTTAATAATATTGAATTGATTGGGTTTGACAATACTCCCCAAAATGTTGAATGTTTAATGACAGATTCTGTATCGTATTTAATTTCTCAAAAACCATTTGACCAAGGTTATAATGCCATTAAATTAATGAATGACTATTTGGTTAAAAACACTATTCCTGATCGTAAAATATACCTTCCTATAGATATTCTTATTAAAGAAAACGTAATTTATAACGAAAATAGCTATTAA
- a CDS encoding DUF4920 domain-containing protein: protein MKKVILFFAISVVLNSCKNESKQAAVVIEETVPEVIYAGFGKNIHQDNALTPEHMIAQYKNLKIGDTIDTKMKGTIRDVCSKKGCWMTLDIGGDNQVMVKFKDYGFFMPLDAEGDVIVNGKAYITETSVDELRHYAEDAGKSSEDIAMITTPKLEYHFEADGVLLERIN, encoded by the coding sequence ATGAAAAAAGTCATTTTATTTTTTGCCATAAGTGTAGTGCTAAATTCTTGTAAAAATGAATCCAAACAGGCAGCTGTAGTTATTGAAGAAACTGTACCCGAAGTAATATATGCTGGTTTTGGTAAAAATATTCATCAAGACAATGCTTTAACACCAGAGCATATGATAGCGCAATATAAAAACCTAAAAATAGGAGATACTATAGATACAAAAATGAAAGGAACCATACGTGATGTATGCTCAAAAAAAGGATGTTGGATGACTTTAGATATTGGAGGAGATAATCAAGTTATGGTGAAATTTAAAGATTATGGTTTTTTTATGCCTTTAGATGCAGAAGGAGATGTTATAGTTAATGGTAAAGCATATATAACAGAAACTTCTGTAGACGAATTAAGACACTACGCAGAAGATGCTGGTAAATCTTCAGAAGATATTGCTATGATAACAACACCTAAATTAGAATATCATTTCGAAGCAGATGGCGTATTGTTAGAACGAATCAATTAA
- the kbl gene encoding glycine C-acetyltransferase, with amino-acid sequence MYSNLKLALQAEIQTLKEEGLYKNERVITTPQRAEISTTKVNDVINFCANNYLGLSSHPEVLEASKNTIDTHGFGMSSVRFICGTQDIHKTLEQKTAAFLGMEDCILYAAAFDANGGIFEPLLTAEDAIISDALNHASIIDGIRLCKAKRFRYAHNNMADLEKQLQDAEGSRRKLIVTDGSFSMDGTIAQLDKICDLAEKYDALVMIDECHSTGFLGKTGRGTHEYHNVIDRIDIITGTYGKALGGASGGFTAARKEIVDILRQKSRPYLFSNTVAPSIVGASIKVLDILSSSTHLRDKLEENTKYFRTQMTTAGFNIIPGDHPIVPVMLEEAPLAQEFAAKLLDEGIYVIGFFYPVVPKGKARIRVQLSAGHERKHLDKAINAFIKVGKSLNVIS; translated from the coding sequence ATGTATTCAAATTTAAAATTAGCTTTACAGGCAGAAATTCAAACCTTAAAAGAAGAGGGTTTGTATAAAAACGAACGTGTAATTACAACGCCACAACGTGCAGAAATTTCAACTACAAAAGTAAATGATGTTATTAATTTTTGTGCAAATAATTATTTAGGTTTATCCTCACATCCAGAGGTTTTAGAGGCAAGTAAAAACACAATCGATACTCACGGTTTTGGTATGTCTTCTGTACGTTTTATTTGTGGTACGCAAGATATTCATAAAACACTAGAGCAAAAAACAGCTGCATTTTTAGGCATGGAAGATTGTATATTATATGCCGCTGCTTTTGATGCTAATGGTGGAATTTTTGAGCCGCTTCTAACAGCAGAAGATGCTATAATTTCAGATGCTTTAAATCACGCTTCAATTATTGATGGTATTCGTTTATGTAAAGCTAAACGTTTTAGATATGCACATAATAATATGGCTGATTTAGAAAAGCAATTGCAAGATGCAGAGGGCTCTAGACGAAAATTAATTGTAACAGATGGTTCGTTTTCTATGGATGGAACTATTGCACAATTAGACAAAATTTGTGATCTGGCAGAGAAGTATGATGCTTTAGTTATGATAGACGAATGTCACTCTACTGGGTTTTTAGGTAAAACGGGTCGTGGAACTCATGAATATCATAATGTTATAGATCGAATAGATATTATTACAGGAACTTATGGTAAGGCTTTAGGAGGTGCTTCTGGTGGTTTTACAGCAGCCCGAAAAGAAATTGTAGATATCCTAAGACAAAAGTCTAGACCTTATTTATTCTCTAATACCGTAGCGCCTTCTATAGTTGGTGCTTCTATTAAAGTGTTAGATATTTTGAGTTCTTCTACACACTTGCGAGATAAGTTAGAAGAAAATACTAAGTATTTTAGAACTCAAATGACAACTGCAGGATTTAATATTATTCCAGGAGATCATCCTATAGTACCTGTAATGTTAGAAGAAGCGCCTCTAGCTCAAGAATTTGCAGCTAAACTTTTAGATGAGGGTATTTACGTAATTGGTTTCTTTTATCCCGTAGTACCTAAGGGCAAAGCCAGAATTAGAGTACAATTATCTGCAGGTCATGAGCGTAAGCATTTAGATAAAGCGATTAATGCTTTTATAAAAGTAGGTAAATCTTTAAATGTTATTTCTTAA
- a CDS encoding NAD-dependent epimerase/dehydratase family protein, with product MKTVVLVIGANGQLGSVLVKALQDKFGQNQVIASDLFKKDDFDGIFEVIDALNFDRIQDVVQEYRVTQIYHLAAILSAKGEENPLQTWDINTKTMFNVFEVSRLNHIEKVFFPSSIAVFGAGATQDLTPNNAYLDPATVYGISKASGENWGQYYYLRYGLDVRSIRYPGVIGYQSLPGGGTTDYAVDIFHKAVLGEPFNCFLNKNTTLPMIYMDDVIRATLELMDAPKAQIKTRTSYNLAGLSFSPLEITEEILKIYPNFKIKYTPDFRQNIADKWPKSIDDSAARAEWGWQPKFDLPAMTKIMIKALQSYYSKLEV from the coding sequence ATGAAAACAGTAGTTTTAGTTATAGGTGCAAATGGTCAATTAGGTTCAGTCCTCGTGAAAGCTTTACAGGATAAGTTTGGACAAAATCAGGTTATTGCTTCAGATCTATTTAAAAAAGACGATTTTGATGGGATTTTTGAAGTTATAGATGCACTTAATTTTGATAGAATTCAAGACGTAGTACAGGAATATAGAGTAACTCAAATTTACCATTTAGCAGCAATTTTATCGGCTAAAGGCGAAGAAAACCCTTTGCAAACATGGGATATAAATACGAAAACCATGTTTAATGTTTTTGAAGTCTCAAGACTAAACCATATTGAAAAAGTATTTTTTCCTAGTTCTATAGCTGTATTTGGTGCAGGAGCAACACAAGATTTGACACCCAATAACGCTTATTTAGATCCTGCTACGGTATATGGGATTAGTAAAGCCTCTGGAGAAAATTGGGGGCAATATTATTATTTAAGATATGGTTTAGACGTGCGATCTATTCGTTATCCGGGGGTTATAGGTTACCAATCTTTACCGGGTGGAGGCACTACAGATTATGCCGTAGATATATTTCATAAGGCTGTTTTAGGAGAACCTTTTAATTGTTTTTTAAATAAAAATACAACGCTGCCAATGATTTATATGGATGATGTGATTCGTGCAACTTTAGAGTTAATGGACGCTCCTAAAGCACAGATAAAAACAAGAACATCTTATAATTTAGCAGGATTGAGTTTCTCGCCTTTAGAAATAACAGAAGAAATTTTAAAAATTTATCCAAATTTCAAAATAAAATATACTCCAGATTTTAGACAAAATATAGCAGATAAATGGCCAAAATCAATAGACGATTCTGCAGCTAGAGCAGAATGGGGTTGGCAACCTAAATTTGATTTACCGGCGATGACTAAAATCATGATTAAAGCATTACAATCATATTATAGTAAATTAGAAGTATAA
- a CDS encoding Lrp/AsnC family transcriptional regulator, producing the protein MEQLDTIDKTILRILQNDSKKTAKEIAKTLNLTASPVYERIRRLEKQGFIKKYVAILDKKLIDRPVTTICQVSMRYHNEAFIEKFEEQIQSLEEVQECYHMAGEVDFILKINTKGLEDYHNFVKYKLSKIENIGVLNSTFVLKDIKHTSQFYI; encoded by the coding sequence ATGGAACAATTAGACACAATCGATAAAACTATTTTAAGAATTTTACAAAATGATTCTAAAAAAACAGCAAAAGAAATAGCTAAAACTTTAAATCTTACCGCTTCGCCTGTTTATGAACGTATTCGTAGATTAGAAAAACAGGGGTTTATAAAAAAATATGTAGCTATTTTAGATAAAAAACTTATAGACAGACCTGTAACTACTATTTGCCAAGTATCGATGCGCTACCATAACGAAGCTTTTATTGAAAAATTTGAAGAACAAATTCAAAGTCTAGAAGAAGTTCAAGAATGCTATCACATGGCTGGTGAAGTAGATTTTATTTTGAAAATAAATACCAAAGGTTTAGAAGATTACCATAATTTTGTGAAATATAAACTTTCTAAAATTGAAAATATTGGAGTCCTAAATAGTACGTTTGTTTTAAAAGATATTAAACACACATCTCAGTTTTATATTTAA
- a CDS encoding DUF4955 domain-containing protein, with amino-acid sequence MIKTKIYYLAVLFFLNFTFVSHINGQDAKIWKKYVGEINNSEIPILPNYGYAGYKLGEKPIPDSNAKIFNVTDYGAIANDEYSDVDAIKAAITEAENAGGGVVFFPEGEFIVNETSGNDQSINISGSHIVLRGSGSGVGGTIINMKKVMAQEAGMVGVSQCNPMFNFIAPEVEAPHTNLIADSDKGTNFITVDNASVFDGFKYIRMYMAPNTDANTLYLDGKTEINSIWTNIHDTGVEAKEFHEIDYISGNKVYLKDEFIDDIESTHGWTVKGWNMIEESGFEDIHFKANFKGPYVHLQNYQGDSGWRATRFTNAAHCWVRRSRFTNVSYIASTVDSYAISIIQILLDGVRGHSTVDLAKASRSLAGLIWDNTNTGQYHGVNMSGYTTGSVAWRVESTNGRGIDFHGSFPRSNLFDVYEEYDLVGNGGATENLPNHLGGLTLWNLKRVGPLTVSDYNFWWFCNYCAAVVANPIIVGMHGTETTFNQESLKYEESNGTKISPESLYEAQIEHRLGTKPAWIDAAISEFEALKDEWYLPANNYTETINNLDLNTWGTVSYIGDNGFNWNVNAKGVNGYIDDTKEIYFQKGVTGITSSPIRGGINSFSVECLNLWDLAEERKVELLINGEVVGSTVHKGDDIYTFTVENIGVTDDFVLAIRNASVPDEGEEYRSLAIAFDNISWSRSNTLSVSESENNNVKIYPNPSNLGYFTIKLTEPQTAVIYNLNGREIIKENTLNPGDNHIDISKYSSGIYILSLDNGDGVINNFKLIKR; translated from the coding sequence ATGATTAAAACCAAAATTTATTATTTAGCCGTATTATTCTTTTTGAATTTTACCTTTGTCTCACATATAAACGGACAAGATGCAAAAATTTGGAAAAAATACGTAGGAGAAATTAATAATTCAGAAATTCCTATTTTACCAAATTATGGATATGCTGGATATAAGTTAGGAGAAAAACCTATCCCTGATAGTAATGCCAAAATATTCAATGTAACAGATTATGGAGCTATTGCTAATGATGAATATTCAGACGTAGATGCAATTAAGGCAGCAATAACTGAAGCAGAAAATGCAGGTGGTGGAGTTGTGTTCTTTCCGGAAGGCGAATTTATTGTAAACGAAACTTCAGGTAACGATCAGTCTATAAATATTTCAGGATCTCATATAGTATTAAGAGGAAGTGGTTCTGGTGTTGGAGGAACTATAATTAATATGAAAAAAGTCATGGCTCAAGAAGCTGGAATGGTTGGTGTCTCTCAATGTAATCCAATGTTTAATTTTATTGCTCCAGAAGTTGAAGCACCTCACACAAACTTAATTGCTGATAGTGATAAAGGAACTAATTTTATAACAGTTGATAATGCAAGTGTATTTGATGGATTTAAATATATTAGGATGTATATGGCTCCAAATACAGATGCGAATACGTTATATTTAGATGGAAAAACAGAAATTAATTCTATATGGACAAATATTCATGATACAGGTGTTGAAGCAAAGGAATTTCATGAAATAGATTATATTTCTGGCAATAAAGTATATTTAAAAGATGAGTTTATAGACGATATTGAATCTACGCATGGTTGGACGGTTAAGGGCTGGAATATGATAGAAGAATCTGGTTTTGAAGACATTCATTTTAAAGCAAATTTTAAAGGGCCATATGTGCACCTTCAAAATTACCAAGGAGACTCTGGTTGGAGAGCTACAAGATTTACTAATGCAGCACATTGTTGGGTTAGACGTTCACGATTTACAAATGTATCTTATATCGCGTCTACAGTAGATTCTTATGCGATTTCTATAATTCAAATATTATTAGATGGTGTTAGAGGACATAGTACAGTAGATCTAGCAAAAGCATCTAGATCTTTAGCAGGTCTAATCTGGGATAACACTAACACGGGTCAATATCATGGAGTAAATATGTCTGGTTACACTACAGGTTCTGTGGCATGGAGAGTAGAGTCTACAAATGGAAGAGGTATAGATTTTCATGGTAGTTTTCCTAGGTCGAATCTGTTTGATGTGTATGAAGAATATGATCTTGTAGGAAATGGTGGGGCTACCGAAAATTTACCCAATCATTTAGGCGGATTAACATTATGGAATTTAAAACGAGTAGGGCCGTTAACCGTGTCAGATTATAATTTTTGGTGGTTTTGTAATTATTGTGCAGCTGTAGTCGCAAACCCTATAATTGTAGGAATGCACGGAACAGAAACAACTTTTAATCAAGAAAGTTTAAAATATGAAGAGAGTAATGGCACCAAAATTTCTCCAGAATCTTTATATGAAGCACAAATTGAACACCGTTTGGGAACAAAACCAGCATGGATTGATGCTGCTATTTCTGAATTTGAAGCGTTAAAGGATGAGTGGTATTTACCTGCAAATAATTATACAGAAACCATAAATAATTTAGATTTAAATACTTGGGGAACGGTTTCTTATATTGGAGACAATGGGTTTAATTGGAATGTTAATGCCAAAGGTGTTAACGGATATATAGATGATACTAAAGAAATATATTTTCAGAAAGGTGTTACAGGGATAACTTCTAGTCCTATTAGAGGTGGAATAAATTCATTTTCTGTAGAATGTTTAAATTTGTGGGATTTAGCAGAAGAACGCAAAGTAGAATTATTAATTAACGGAGAAGTTGTGGGTTCAACTGTTCATAAAGGTGATGATATTTACACTTTTACTGTTGAGAATATTGGAGTCACTGATGATTTTGTTTTGGCTATTAGAAATGCAAGTGTGCCAGATGAAGGCGAAGAATACAGAAGCCTAGCTATTGCATTCGATAATATTTCATGGTCACGTTCAAATACACTTTCTGTATCAGAAAGTGAAAATAATAATGTAAAAATATATCCTAATCCTTCTAATTTGGGCTATTTTACTATTAAACTTACAGAACCTCAAACAGCTGTAATTTATAATTTAAATGGACGTGAAATTATAAAAGAAAACACATTAAATCCAGGGGATAACCATATTGATATATCTAAATACAGTTCGGGTATATATATATTATCTTTAGATAATGGAGATGGAGTAATTAATAATTTTAAATTGATAAAGAGGTAA
- a CDS encoding alpha/beta hydrolase, translating into MNKCLDSQQPEIVLLWETSIPNAILNVEYKEEPIYKNKLLVSTSKVSIPTLSVYRPKDKKGNGTAIIIFPGGGYKRISMYEEGEKVGKWLSSIGITAFVLKYRLPSDVIMENKSLGPLQDAQESVRYVREHAQDYKLNTNKIGVLGFSAGGHLASTLVTHYKDIVYKSTKTSAKPDFLILIYPVISMENTITHKGTRTRLLGELPLKESVDFFSSEMHINSNSIKSFIVHASDDLSVPVENSIKYYLALKKNNIPAELHLFEKGGHGFGLRNKETNLYWETDCINWLKQHCLL; encoded by the coding sequence ATGAATAAATGTCTTGATAGCCAACAGCCTGAAATTGTTCTACTATGGGAAACATCAATACCTAATGCTATTTTAAATGTTGAATATAAAGAAGAACCAATTTATAAAAATAAATTATTAGTAAGTACTTCTAAGGTTTCAATTCCAACTTTAAGTGTCTATAGACCTAAAGATAAAAAAGGTAATGGTACAGCTATAATTATTTTTCCAGGTGGTGGTTATAAACGTATTTCAATGTATGAAGAAGGTGAAAAAGTAGGAAAGTGGTTAAGTAGTATAGGTATTACAGCATTTGTTTTAAAATATAGGTTACCATCTGATGTTATTATGGAGAATAAATCTTTAGGACCATTACAAGATGCACAAGAAAGTGTAAGATATGTTAGAGAACATGCTCAGGATTATAAATTAAATACAAATAAAATTGGAGTATTAGGTTTTTCTGCAGGAGGACATTTAGCATCAACCTTAGTTACGCATTATAAAGATATAGTATATAAATCAACTAAAACGAGTGCTAAACCTGATTTTTTAATCTTAATATATCCAGTAATATCAATGGAGAACACCATTACACATAAAGGGACTAGAACTAGATTATTAGGTGAATTACCTTTAAAAGAATCTGTTGATTTTTTTTCAAGTGAAATGCATATTAATTCAAATAGTATAAAATCTTTTATAGTTCATGCATCAGATGATTTATCTGTACCAGTCGAAAATAGTATTAAATATTATTTGGCTTTAAAGAAAAATAATATTCCTGCAGAATTACATCTATTTGAAAAAGGAGGTCATGGTTTTGGCTTAAGGAATAAGGAGACTAATTTATACTGGGAAACAGATTGTATTAATTGGCTAAAACAACATTGTTTATTGTAA
- the nagB gene encoding glucosamine-6-phosphate deaminase, whose protein sequence is MLKSSIDKATGFEKRFENIGTVVYEDSISGSKAVAKEIAELIQVKASQKQPCILGLATGSSPKGLYAELVRLHKEEGLSFKNVISFNLDEYYPMEPDSVNSYVRFMNELLFNHVDILPENCHIPDGTLDKEEIADYCDAYESKIEALGGIDLQILGIGGNGHIGFNESGSLQNSKTRLVALDHITRVAASSDFLGLNNTPRTAITLGVKKIMEAQRVILMAWGEGKSNIIKQSVEGQVTNLVPASFLQEHDNVTFVLDKESSSKLTRVNTPWLVEKIEWTDKLVRKAVLGLALHLKKPILMLTDADYIENGMSDLLADSGPAYDINIKIFNRLQNTITGWPGGKPNADDSKRPERAEPAKKRVLIFSPHPDDDVISMGGTFKRLQEQGHEVHIGYQTSGNIAVSDDEALRFAGFVCDYNAKFGIESTEAENIYKKAIAFLENKKGSEIDIPEVRYIKGLIRKGEAHAAAKFIGLPDAHIHFMEMPFYETGAIEKKPLGEDDIEITMALIDKIKPHQIYAAGDLADPHGTHKVCLDAIFTAVKALKPKKYMKDCWVWLYRGAWQEWNVDEIEMAVPMSPDQVLEKRHGIFKHQSQKDGVVFQGSDSREFWQRAEDRNRETAEIYHQLGLAHYAAMEAFVRWHF, encoded by the coding sequence ATGCTAAAAAGTAGTATAGACAAAGCGACAGGATTTGAAAAGCGCTTCGAGAACATCGGGACAGTTGTTTATGAAGATTCAATTTCTGGGTCTAAAGCTGTAGCTAAGGAAATCGCCGAATTAATCCAAGTAAAAGCCTCACAGAAACAGCCTTGTATATTAGGATTAGCCACAGGCTCTTCACCCAAAGGCTTATATGCAGAATTGGTACGTTTACACAAAGAAGAAGGCTTAAGTTTTAAGAATGTAATTTCTTTTAACTTGGATGAATACTATCCTATGGAGCCAGACTCTGTAAACAGTTATGTACGATTTATGAACGAGTTACTGTTTAATCATGTCGATATTTTACCAGAAAACTGTCACATTCCAGATGGAACATTAGACAAAGAAGAGATTGCAGATTATTGCGATGCTTACGAGTCAAAAATAGAAGCTTTAGGCGGAATAGATTTACAAATATTGGGAATTGGAGGAAACGGCCATATTGGTTTTAACGAATCGGGATCACTACAAAACTCAAAAACGCGATTAGTCGCCTTAGACCACATTACCAGAGTTGCAGCCAGCAGCGATTTTTTAGGATTAAACAACACCCCAAGAACAGCCATTACATTAGGTGTTAAAAAGATTATGGAAGCCCAACGCGTCATATTAATGGCTTGGGGCGAAGGGAAATCTAACATTATAAAACAATCTGTAGAAGGTCAAGTAACTAACTTGGTACCAGCTTCTTTTTTACAAGAGCACGATAATGTAACCTTTGTATTAGACAAAGAATCGTCTTCCAAACTAACACGAGTAAACACACCTTGGTTGGTAGAAAAAATAGAATGGACGGATAAGTTAGTAAGAAAGGCTGTATTAGGTTTAGCATTACATTTAAAGAAACCGATTTTAATGTTAACCGATGCCGATTATATAGAAAACGGAATGAGCGATTTATTAGCCGATTCTGGACCAGCCTACGATATAAACATCAAGATTTTTAACAGGTTGCAAAACACCATAACCGGATGGCCTGGAGGAAAACCTAATGCCGATGATTCTAAACGCCCCGAACGCGCAGAGCCAGCTAAGAAACGGGTACTAATATTTAGTCCACATCCAGATGACGATGTAATCAGTATGGGAGGGACCTTTAAACGATTACAAGAACAAGGCCACGAGGTGCATATTGGGTATCAAACCTCAGGAAACATAGCAGTATCGGACGATGAAGCCTTACGATTTGCAGGTTTTGTATGCGATTACAATGCTAAATTTGGCATAGAAAGTACAGAAGCAGAAAACATTTATAAAAAAGCCATAGCGTTTTTAGAGAATAAAAAAGGGAGTGAGATAGACATTCCGGAAGTACGCTATATAAAAGGATTAATACGAAAAGGAGAAGCGCATGCCGCAGCAAAATTTATAGGCTTACCAGATGCTCACATCCATTTTATGGAAATGCCATTCTATGAAACAGGAGCCATAGAAAAGAAACCTTTAGGCGAGGACGATATAGAGATAACGATGGCTTTAATCGATAAGATAAAGCCACATCAAATTTATGCAGCGGGCGATTTAGCCGATCCACATGGGACCCATAAAGTGTGTTTAGACGCCATATTTACAGCCGTAAAAGCCCTAAAACCAAAAAAGTATATGAAAGACTGTTGGGTTTGGTTATACCGAGGGGCATGGCAAGAGTGGAATGTAGATGAGATAGAGATGGCAGTACCTATGAGTCCAGACCAAGTGTTAGAAAAGCGCCATGGAATATTTAAGCATCAATCGCAAAAGGATGGTGTGGTGTTTCAGGGGTCAGACAGCAGAGAATTCTGGCAACGTGCAGAAGATAGAAACCGAGAAACTGCAGAGATTTATCATCAATTAGGTTTAGCACATTACGCAGCTATGGAAGCCTTTGTGAGATGGCATTTTTAG
- a CDS encoding Gfo/Idh/MocA family protein: protein MYNWGILGCGNVTELKSGPAYKKVDGFALKAVMRRDLDKAADYAKRHGVPKFYDDAEALINDPELDAIYIATPPDSHTEYALKVAQAGKICCIEKPMAPSFEDCVSIYNAFKTKDIPLFVAYYRRSLPRFEQVKTWLSEHRIGLVRHIHWHFSKPANSIDKSGDYNWRTDSKIAYGGYFDDLASHGIDLFIHLLGDITAAHGIAVNQQGLYTAMDAVTGNWLHKTGVTGTGSWNFGSEKREDRVQIYGTQGKISFSVFNEAPIEIETASKQETLSIAHPEHIQLHHVQNMYKHLNTTITHPSTGLTAMHTSWVLDRILGKIK from the coding sequence ATGTATAATTGGGGAATATTAGGATGCGGAAACGTCACAGAACTAAAAAGTGGACCAGCCTATAAAAAGGTTGACGGCTTTGCTTTAAAAGCTGTTATGCGTAGAGATTTGGATAAAGCAGCAGACTATGCAAAGAGGCACGGTGTACCTAAATTTTATGATGATGCTGAGGCTTTAATTAACGATCCAGAACTCGATGCTATTTATATTGCAACCCCACCAGATTCTCATACAGAATACGCCTTAAAAGTGGCCCAAGCCGGTAAGATATGTTGTATAGAAAAGCCTATGGCACCAAGTTTTGAAGATTGCGTTAGTATCTATAATGCTTTTAAAACCAAAGATATTCCCTTGTTTGTAGCATATTACAGACGTTCATTACCAAGGTTTGAACAGGTTAAAACTTGGTTGTCGGAACACCGAATAGGATTAGTTAGACACATACATTGGCATTTTAGTAAGCCAGCCAATAGTATAGATAAATCTGGAGATTATAATTGGCGTACCGATTCAAAAATAGCCTATGGCGGTTATTTTGATGATTTAGCCTCTCATGGGATAGATTTATTTATTCATTTATTAGGAGATATCACAGCAGCCCATGGTATTGCTGTTAATCAGCAAGGCTTATATACGGCTATGGATGCTGTTACCGGGAATTGGTTACATAAAACAGGAGTTACAGGAACAGGGAGTTGGAATTTTGGATCGGAAAAGCGAGAAGATCGCGTTCAGATATACGGAACCCAAGGAAAGATTAGTTTTTCGGTATTTAATGAGGCCCCAATAGAAATAGAAACAGCCTCTAAACAAGAAACATTAAGTATTGCTCATCCAGAACACATACAGTTACATCATGTTCAAAATATGTATAAGCATTTAAATACAACCATTACACATCCCTCAACAGGTTTAACAGCTATGCATACAAGCTGGGTGTTAGATCGTATTCTAGGAAAAATTAAATAA